In Deltaproteobacteria bacterium, one genomic interval encodes:
- a CDS encoding glycosyltransferase family 9 protein, producing MSEGHKDLNNKKVLFIRLSSLGDLILTLPTLKAIKDRYPQAHIAWLVQGALQDVLSGNPYLDEIIPVDLLSVTDKYATPKTWLKGGIRFFHNLRKIYCIFQEKGFDVVLEFQALFKSGIFAFLNRRAERYGFKNAKELSHLFLNRPIFLRDKSRHAVENYLQFARYFGCPTEEIEFPIYIPPEDKAYIDRLLLQEGIRPGDFTVFVSATARWQSKFWEKGAFARLGDEMVRRYGAKLIFSGLPSEAGYLQGIREMMQEDAVIVAGRTNIKQFFALMRRSRLFVGVDGGAMHAAVAFGIPVVALFGPSNPRWIGPFGQEKGIVKIDLPCAPCNKRDCPERGCMRGITPEVVLEKVEELVPSL from the coding sequence GTGAGCGAAGGACACAAAGATTTGAACAACAAAAAGGTCCTCTTCATCCGTCTGAGCTCTTTGGGGGATCTGATCCTCACCCTCCCCACCCTGAAGGCCATAAAAGATCGATATCCCCAGGCCCACATCGCTTGGTTGGTGCAAGGCGCCCTCCAGGATGTCCTGAGCGGCAACCCCTACCTGGACGAGATCATCCCTGTGGACCTCCTCTCGGTGACTGACAAATATGCCACCCCCAAGACATGGCTGAAGGGAGGGATCAGGTTCTTCCACAACCTAAGGAAGATCTACTGCATCTTCCAAGAGAAGGGATTTGATGTCGTCTTGGAGTTCCAGGCCCTCTTTAAGAGCGGCATCTTCGCCTTCTTGAACAGAAGGGCGGAGAGATATGGCTTCAAAAATGCCAAGGAGTTGAGTCACCTCTTTCTTAACCGTCCCATCTTCCTGCGTGATAAGTCGAGACACGCCGTGGAGAACTATTTGCAGTTCGCCCGCTATTTTGGCTGCCCCACTGAGGAGATCGAGTTTCCCATATACATACCCCCAGAGGATAAAGCATACATCGACCGCCTTCTCCTTCAGGAGGGGATCAGGCCAGGGGACTTCACCGTCTTTGTCAGCGCCACGGCACGTTGGCAGAGCAAGTTCTGGGAGAAGGGGGCCTTTGCCCGTCTCGGGGACGAGATGGTGCGCCGATATGGCGCCAAGCTCATCTTCTCCGGCCTCCCTTCGGAGGCGGGCTATCTGCAGGGGATCAGGGAGATGATGCAGGAAGATGCCGTCATCGTGGCGGGCAGGACCAACATCAAACAGTTTTTCGCCCTGATGAGGCGTTCTCGCCTCTTCGTCGGGGTGGATGGTGGGGCCATGCATGCCGCTGTTGCCTTTGGGATACCGGTGGTCGCCCTGTTTGGACCATCCAACCCCCGTTGGATAGGGCCCTTTGGACAAGAAAAGGGGATTGTCAAGATCGATCTCCCTTGTGCCCCATGCAACAAAAGGGATTGCCCTGAAAGGGGCTGTATGCGTGGGATAACCCCCGAGGTGGTCTTGGAGAAAGTGGAGGAGTTAGTCCCTTCTTTATAA